A stretch of Arachis hypogaea cultivar Tifrunner chromosome 15, arahy.Tifrunner.gnm2.J5K5, whole genome shotgun sequence DNA encodes these proteins:
- the LOC112750796 gene encoding formate dehydrogenase, mitochondrial: MAMLAKRVASSAARSLLTSSNSTFTRNIHASGGKKKIVGVFYKGNEYASMNPNFVGCVEGALGIREWLESQGHEYIVTDDKEGPDSVLEKHIPDLHVLISTPFHPAYVTAERIKKAKNLELLLTAGIGSDHIDLNAAAAAGLTVAEVTGSNVVSVAEDELLRILILLRNFLPGYQQAVTGDWNVAGIAYRAYDLEGKTIGTVGAGRIGKLLLQRLKPFNCNLLYHDRLKMDPELENQIGAKFEEDLDAMLPKCDVIVINMPLTDKTRGLFDKDRIAKCKKGVLIVNNARGAIMDTQAVADACSSGHIAGYSGDVWFPQPAPKDHPWRYMPNHAMTPHISGTTIDAQLRYAAGVKDMLDRHFRGEDFPEQNYIVKEGQLAPQYR; the protein is encoded by the exons ATGGCGATGCTGGCGAAACGTGTTGCTTCCTCTGCGGCTCGCTCACTCCTCACTTCTTCCAATTCCACCTTCACCAGAAACATTCAT GCTTCTGGTGGAAAAAAGAAGATTGTGGGAGTTTTCTACAAAGGAAACGAGTATGCTTCCATGAATCCCAATTTCGTTGGTTGTGTTGAAGGAGCATTGGGGATTCGCGAGTGGCTTGAATCACAGGGTCATGAGTACATTGTCACTGATGACAAAGAAGGACCAGATTCTG TACTTGAGAAACACATTCCTGATCTCCATGTCCTCATATCTACACCATTTCACCCTGCATATGTCACTGCGGAAAGAATTAAGAAAGCTAAGAATTTAGAGCTGCTGTTGACTGCTGGAATTGGTTCCGATCACATTGATCTTAATGCTGCGGCCGCTGCCGGCTTAACTGTGGCCGAGGTCACAGGAAGTAACGTGGTGTCGGTTGCAGAGGATGAGCTCTTGCGGATCCTCATCCTATTGAGGAATTTCTTGCCTGGCTACCAGCAAGCTGTTACTGGTGACTGGAATGTTGCCGGCATTGCTTATAGAGCTTACGATCTTGAAGGAAAGACTATAGGAACTGTTGGTGCTGGACGAATTGGCAAGCTCTTACTACAAAGGTTGAAACCCTTTAACTGTAATCTTCTGTATCACGATCGGCTCAAGATGGATCCTGAGTTGGAGAACCAAATTGGAGCAAAGTTTGAGGAGGACCTTGATGCAATGCTTCCAAAGTGTGATGTAATTGTTATCAACATGCCTCTCACTGATAAGACAAG GGGATTGTTCGACAAAGATCGGATTGCTAAGTGCAAGAAGGGTGTTCTTATTGTCAACAATGCTCGAGGGGCAATCATGGACACGCAAGCAGTTGCTGATGCTTGCTCCAGTGGGCACATTGCAG GCTACAGTGGTGATGTGTGGTTCCCACAACCAGCTCCAAAGGATCATCCATGGCGCTACATGCCAAACCATGCCATGACTCCTCACATTTCTGGTACCACCATAGATGCACAG TTGCGTTATGCTGCTGGCGTGAAAGACATGCTTGATAGGCACTTCAGGGGTGAAGACTTCCCAGAACAAAACTACATCGTGAAGGAAGGTCAACTAGCACCCCAATACCGGTGA